The Burkholderia ambifaria AMMD genome has a segment encoding these proteins:
- a CDS encoding DMT family transporter, whose protein sequence is MDHLFIGLVLCSALLHAIWNAFLHVSEDRLVQLGTMSLPYLAFGAAGAALLPAPARAAWPYIAASAALEVAYCFTLARAYRNGEFGQIYPIARGISPLLVSVLALAALHEQPTPFGFAGIALVSFGIMSLALRRGFRFSGEGVPYALLTGVFIAAYSICDGVGSRVSGSALGYIAWVYLLWSVPQLVLVCALRGGPRAVLGSRTALTQGAIAGTISLAAYGIVILAYRHLPVATVSALRETSSIFAVAIGWFVMRERPGAQRLAACALVVAGAALIRL, encoded by the coding sequence ATGGATCACCTCTTCATCGGCCTCGTGCTGTGCTCCGCGCTGCTGCACGCCATCTGGAATGCGTTCCTGCATGTCAGCGAGGACCGGCTCGTGCAGCTCGGCACGATGTCGCTGCCGTATCTCGCATTCGGCGCGGCGGGCGCCGCGCTGCTGCCCGCGCCGGCGCGCGCCGCGTGGCCGTACATCGCCGCGTCGGCCGCGCTCGAGGTCGCCTACTGTTTCACGCTCGCGCGTGCGTACCGCAACGGCGAGTTCGGCCAGATCTATCCGATCGCGCGCGGGATTTCGCCGCTGCTCGTGTCGGTGCTCGCGCTGGCAGCGCTGCACGAGCAGCCGACCCCGTTCGGCTTCGCGGGTATCGCGCTGGTGTCGTTCGGCATCATGTCGCTCGCGCTGCGGCGCGGCTTCAGGTTCTCCGGGGAAGGCGTGCCGTATGCGCTGCTCACCGGCGTGTTCATTGCCGCGTATTCGATCTGCGACGGCGTCGGCTCGCGCGTGTCCGGCAGCGCGCTCGGCTACATCGCGTGGGTGTACCTGCTGTGGAGCGTGCCGCAGCTCGTGCTGGTCTGCGCGCTGCGCGGCGGCCCGCGCGCGGTGCTCGGTTCGCGCACCGCGCTCACGCAGGGCGCGATCGCCGGCACGATCTCGCTCGCCGCGTACGGCATCGTGATCCTCGCGTACCGGCATCTGCCGGTCGCGACGGTGTCGGCGCTGCGCGAGACGAGCTCGATCTTCGCGGTCGCGATCGGCTGGTTCGTGATGCGCGAGCGGCCCGGCGCGCAGCGGCTCGCCGCATGCGCGCTGGTGGTCGCGGGCGCGGCGCTGATCCGACTTTGA
- a CDS encoding PLP-dependent aminotransferase family protein, with the protein MRASVLSDWLAQRLVRGGEQPIYRQLHRLLQQAILSRELPAGTRVPSSRLLAAELGIARNTVTQVYEQLALEGYVNSATGRGTFVADSAPDEIVGAPPDPAAGPALVPSSARRLSVRGTRLVEGAGVSKRQGGAFMPGVPDVSRFPARVWTRLHNKYWRRLRPDLLTYAPGGGLALLREALADYLRTSRSVRCTPEQIVITTGIHQSIDLAVRLLTDPGDAIWTEDPCYWGVRSVLNVSGLTTRPIPVDDEGIAPSAADLAEPPKLMLVTPSHQYPLGMVMSLARRRMLLEYARQHGCWIIEDDYDSEFRYGSRPLASLQGLDTAGQVIYVGSFGKTLFPGLRVGYLVAPEPLAESFATASAELYREGQLLQQAVLAEFIAEGHFVSHIRKMRTLYGQRREVLLDAVARRYGDTLHALGSDAGLHLVTRLPDGVDDRAVAQAALERNIVVRPLSGYYAERERAASGLLLGYACVPEDEIATAFATLAEAIDERAFGEIVAPA; encoded by the coding sequence ATGCGCGCAAGCGTGTTGTCGGACTGGCTGGCGCAGCGCCTCGTGCGTGGCGGCGAACAGCCGATCTACCGACAGCTGCATCGGCTGCTGCAGCAGGCGATCCTGTCGCGCGAACTGCCGGCCGGCACGCGCGTGCCGTCGTCGCGGCTGCTCGCGGCCGAGCTCGGGATCGCCCGCAACACGGTCACGCAGGTTTACGAACAGCTTGCGCTCGAAGGCTATGTGAACTCGGCCACTGGGCGCGGCACGTTCGTCGCCGACAGCGCGCCGGACGAAATCGTCGGCGCCCCGCCCGATCCGGCCGCGGGCCCGGCGCTGGTGCCATCGTCGGCACGGCGGCTGTCCGTGCGCGGCACGCGGCTCGTCGAAGGCGCGGGCGTGTCGAAGCGCCAGGGCGGCGCGTTCATGCCGGGCGTGCCCGATGTGTCGCGCTTTCCGGCGCGCGTGTGGACGCGGCTGCACAACAAGTACTGGCGGCGCCTGCGCCCGGACCTGCTGACCTACGCGCCGGGCGGCGGGCTCGCGCTGTTGCGCGAGGCGCTGGCCGACTACCTGCGCACGTCGCGCTCGGTGCGCTGCACGCCCGAGCAGATCGTGATCACGACCGGCATCCACCAGTCGATCGACCTCGCGGTGCGGCTGCTGACCGATCCGGGCGACGCCATCTGGACCGAGGATCCGTGCTACTGGGGCGTGCGCAGCGTGCTGAACGTGTCGGGGCTGACCACGCGGCCGATTCCGGTCGACGACGAGGGGATCGCGCCATCGGCCGCCGATCTGGCCGAGCCGCCGAAGCTCATGCTCGTCACGCCGTCGCACCAGTATCCGCTCGGGATGGTGATGAGCCTCGCGCGGCGGCGGATGCTGCTCGAATACGCGCGCCAGCACGGCTGCTGGATCATCGAGGACGACTACGACAGCGAGTTCCGCTACGGCAGCCGGCCGCTCGCGTCGCTGCAGGGGCTCGATACGGCCGGGCAGGTGATCTACGTCGGCAGTTTCGGCAAGACGCTGTTCCCGGGGCTGCGGGTCGGCTATCTGGTCGCGCCGGAGCCGCTCGCGGAAAGCTTCGCGACCGCGAGCGCCGAGCTGTACCGCGAGGGTCAGCTGCTGCAGCAGGCCGTGCTCGCCGAGTTCATCGCGGAAGGGCACTTCGTGTCGCATATCCGCAAGATGCGCACGCTGTACGGACAGCGCCGCGAGGTGCTGCTCGATGCGGTCGCGCGCCGCTACGGCGATACGCTGCACGCACTCGGCAGCGACGCCGGGCTGCATCTCGTCACGCGGCTGCCGGACGGGGTCGACGATCGCGCGGTCGCGCAGGCCGCGCTCGAACGCAATATCGTCGTGCGGCCGCTGTCCGGCTATTACGCGGAACGCGAACGCGCGGCGTCGGGGTTGCTGCTCGGCTATGCGTGCGTGCCGGAAGACGAAATCGCGACGGCGTTCGCGACGCTCGCCGAGGCGATCGACGAGCGGGCGTTCGGCGAGATCGTTGCGCCGGCTTGA
- a CDS encoding 4-aminobutyrate--2-oxoglutarate transaminase, with protein MTVKNADLQARKNAATPRGVGVMCDFYAARAENAELWDVEGRRFIDFAAGIAVLNTGHRHPKIVKAITEQLNSFTHTAYQIVPYASYVELAEKINGRAPGDFPKKTAFFTTGAEAVENAIKIARAATGRPGVIAFSGGFHGRTMMGMALTGKVAPYKLNFGPFPGDVFHAPYPNALHGVSTADSIKAIEMLFKADIDPKRVAAIIFEPVQGEGGFYPAPAEFVRALRKICNEHGILLIADEVQTGFARTGKLFAMQHYDVLADLITMAKSLAGGMPLSGVVGRADVMDAAAPGGLGGTYAGNPLAVASAHAVLEIIDEEKLCERATQLGDVLKAKLNSLQADVPQIADVRGPGAMVAVEFLKPGSGEPDADFTKRVQARALERGLLLLVCGVYSNVVRFLFPLTIPQAVFDEALVILEEVLKETVGVPA; from the coding sequence ATGACCGTGAAGAATGCCGACCTGCAGGCCCGCAAGAACGCCGCCACCCCGCGCGGCGTCGGCGTGATGTGTGATTTCTACGCAGCCCGCGCCGAGAATGCGGAGCTGTGGGATGTCGAAGGCCGCCGCTTCATCGATTTCGCCGCCGGCATCGCGGTGCTGAACACGGGCCATCGCCACCCGAAGATCGTCAAGGCGATCACGGAGCAACTGAATAGCTTCACGCACACCGCTTACCAGATCGTCCCGTACGCGTCGTACGTCGAGCTGGCCGAGAAGATCAACGGACGCGCGCCGGGCGACTTCCCGAAAAAGACGGCCTTCTTCACGACCGGCGCCGAAGCCGTCGAAAACGCGATCAAGATCGCACGCGCCGCGACCGGCCGTCCGGGTGTCATCGCGTTCTCGGGCGGCTTCCACGGCCGCACGATGATGGGCATGGCGCTGACCGGCAAGGTCGCCCCGTACAAGCTGAACTTCGGCCCGTTCCCGGGCGACGTGTTCCACGCCCCGTACCCGAACGCGCTGCACGGCGTGAGCACGGCCGACTCGATCAAGGCGATCGAGATGCTGTTCAAGGCCGACATCGATCCGAAGCGCGTCGCCGCGATCATCTTCGAACCGGTCCAGGGCGAAGGCGGCTTCTACCCGGCGCCGGCCGAGTTCGTGCGCGCGCTGCGCAAGATCTGTAACGAACACGGCATCCTGCTGATCGCCGACGAAGTGCAAACGGGCTTCGCCCGCACCGGCAAGCTGTTCGCGATGCAGCACTACGACGTGCTGGCCGACCTGATCACGATGGCGAAGAGCCTCGCGGGCGGCATGCCGCTGTCGGGCGTCGTCGGCCGTGCCGACGTGATGGACGCGGCGGCTCCCGGCGGCCTCGGCGGCACCTACGCGGGCAACCCGCTGGCGGTCGCATCGGCGCACGCGGTGCTCGAGATCATCGACGAAGAGAAACTGTGCGAGCGCGCGACGCAACTCGGCGACGTGCTGAAGGCGAAGCTGAATTCGCTGCAGGCCGACGTGCCGCAGATCGCCGATGTGCGCGGCCCGGGCGCGATGGTCGCGGTCGAGTTCCTGAAGCCGGGTTCGGGCGAGCCGGACGCCGACTTCACGAAGCGCGTGCAGGCGCGTGCGCTCGAGCGCGGGCTGCTGCTGCTCGTATGCGGCGTGTACTCGAACGTCGTGCGCTTCCTGTTCCCGCTGACGATTCCGCAGGCCGTGTTCGACGAAGCGCTCGTGATCCTCGAGGAAGTGCTGAAGGAGACGGTCGGCGTGCCGGCCTGA
- the gabD gene encoding NADP-dependent succinate-semialdehyde dehydrogenase, translating to MSTVQETLALKDPSLFRQQAYVNGEWQGAANGESFEVRNPATGGLLGTVPAMGTAETRHAIDAANAAWPAWRKKTAKERAAILRKWHDLMMENADDLALILTTEQGKSLAEAKGEIGYAASFLEWFAEEGKRVYGDTIPTPASDKRIVVTKEAIGVCAAITPWNFPAAMITRKVGPALAAGCPIVVKPAEATPFSALAMAVLAERAGVPAGVFSVVTGDPKAIGGELTSNPIVRKLSFTGSTPVGRLLMAQCAATVKKVSLELGGNAPFIVFDDADLDAAVQGAIASKYRNSGQTCVCTNRFYVHEAVYDQFAQKLAAAVGQLKVGRGTEPGVTQGPLINEAAVLKVEAHIEDALAKGATVVTGGKRHALGHGFFEPTVLTGVTPAMKVAKEETFGPLAPLFKFSSDDEVIRLANDTEFGLAAYFFSRDIGRVWKVAEALEYGMVGVNTGLISNEVAPFGGVKQSGLGREGSHYGIDDYVVIKYLCLAV from the coding sequence ATGAGCACGGTTCAGGAAACCCTGGCACTGAAAGACCCGTCGCTGTTCCGCCAGCAGGCGTACGTCAACGGCGAATGGCAAGGCGCGGCGAACGGCGAGTCGTTCGAAGTCCGCAACCCGGCGACCGGCGGCCTGCTCGGCACCGTGCCGGCGATGGGCACGGCCGAGACGCGTCACGCGATCGACGCCGCGAACGCCGCATGGCCGGCGTGGCGCAAGAAGACCGCGAAGGAGCGCGCGGCGATCCTGCGCAAGTGGCACGACCTGATGATGGAAAACGCCGACGACCTCGCGCTGATCCTGACCACCGAGCAGGGCAAGTCGCTGGCCGAGGCGAAGGGCGAGATCGGCTACGCGGCATCGTTCCTCGAGTGGTTCGCGGAAGAAGGCAAGCGCGTGTACGGGGACACGATCCCGACGCCGGCGAGCGACAAGCGCATCGTCGTGACGAAGGAAGCGATCGGCGTGTGCGCGGCGATCACGCCGTGGAACTTCCCGGCTGCGATGATCACCCGCAAGGTCGGCCCGGCGCTCGCGGCAGGCTGCCCGATCGTCGTGAAGCCGGCCGAGGCGACGCCGTTCTCCGCGCTCGCGATGGCCGTGCTGGCCGAGCGCGCGGGCGTGCCGGCCGGCGTGTTCAGCGTCGTCACGGGCGACCCGAAGGCAATCGGCGGCGAGCTGACGTCGAACCCGATCGTGCGCAAGCTGTCGTTCACCGGCTCGACGCCGGTCGGCCGCCTGCTGATGGCGCAATGCGCGGCGACGGTCAAGAAGGTGTCGCTGGAGCTCGGCGGCAATGCGCCGTTCATCGTGTTCGACGATGCCGATCTCGATGCGGCCGTGCAGGGCGCAATCGCGTCGAAGTACCGTAACAGCGGCCAGACGTGCGTGTGCACGAATCGCTTCTACGTGCACGAAGCCGTGTACGACCAGTTCGCGCAGAAGCTCGCGGCTGCGGTCGGCCAGTTGAAGGTTGGGCGCGGCACGGAGCCGGGCGTCACGCAGGGTCCGTTGATCAACGAAGCGGCCGTGCTGAAGGTCGAGGCGCACATCGAGGACGCGCTCGCGAAGGGCGCGACCGTCGTGACGGGCGGCAAGCGCCATGCGCTCGGCCACGGCTTCTTCGAGCCGACCGTGCTGACGGGTGTCACGCCGGCGATGAAGGTCGCGAAGGAAGAGACGTTCGGGCCGCTCGCGCCGCTGTTCAAATTCAGCAGCGACGACGAGGTGATCCGCCTCGCGAACGACACCGAGTTCGGCCTGGCCGCCTACTTCTTCAGTCGCGACATCGGCCGCGTGTGGAAGGTCGCCGAAGCGCTCGAATACGGGATGGTCGGCGTGAACACGGGCCTGATCTCGAACGAAGTCGCGCCGTTCGGCGGCGTCAAGCAGTCGGGCCTCGGCCGCGAAGGCTCGCACTACGGCATCGACGACTACGTCGTGATCAAGTACCTGTGCCTGGCTGTTTGA
- a CDS encoding methyl-accepting chemotaxis protein produces MRNNQPVTQREFEFPDDATLMSTTDADSYIKYANAAFIQVSGFSPEEIEGQPHNVVRHPDMPKEAFADMWATLKNGEPWTALVKNRRKNGDHYWVRSNTVPVMRNGQPTGYMSVRTKASRDEIAAADALYRAFREGKAGNRRFHKGLIVRTGLMRVASLFQTMSVRARLHSTLCVLAPAVVGAGWACGLTGGGLAVFAAATAGVSVAAGLWLDAQIARPLMQLRDQALRVATGESRTGVAMNRVDEIGMTLRTINQLGLMFRWLVDDVSEQVHNVQRASNEIAQGNNDLSARTEQASTSVQQTAASMAEMTATVSSNAETALQANQLSVSASDAAERGGQAVSEVVATMNDITASSRKISDIIGVIDGIAFQTNILALNAAVEAARAGDQGRGFAVVAGEVRALAQRSANAAKEIKTLIGASVDRVESGARIVDGAGKTMEDIVTQVKRVSDLIAEISSSTAEQSTGVAQVDQAVVHLDNITQQNAALVEQSTAASESLKQQATRLVDAVNVFR; encoded by the coding sequence ATGCGCAATAACCAGCCTGTCACGCAACGCGAATTCGAATTTCCCGACGACGCGACGCTGATGTCGACCACCGACGCGGACAGTTACATCAAGTACGCGAACGCCGCGTTCATCCAGGTCAGCGGATTTTCTCCCGAGGAGATCGAAGGTCAGCCGCACAACGTCGTGCGGCACCCGGACATGCCGAAAGAGGCGTTCGCCGACATGTGGGCGACGCTGAAAAACGGCGAACCGTGGACCGCACTCGTGAAGAACCGCCGCAAGAACGGCGATCACTACTGGGTGCGCTCGAATACGGTGCCGGTGATGCGCAACGGGCAGCCGACGGGCTACATGTCGGTGCGCACGAAGGCGTCGCGCGACGAGATCGCGGCGGCCGACGCGCTGTATCGCGCGTTCCGCGAAGGCAAGGCCGGCAACCGCCGTTTCCACAAGGGGCTGATCGTGCGGACCGGGCTGATGCGCGTCGCGTCGCTGTTCCAGACGATGTCGGTGCGGGCGCGGCTGCATTCGACGCTGTGCGTGCTCGCGCCGGCCGTCGTCGGCGCAGGCTGGGCCTGCGGGCTGACTGGCGGCGGGCTGGCCGTGTTTGCGGCGGCGACGGCCGGCGTATCGGTTGCGGCCGGGCTGTGGCTCGACGCGCAGATCGCGCGACCGCTGATGCAGTTGCGCGATCAGGCGTTGCGCGTCGCGACCGGCGAGAGCCGCACCGGTGTCGCGATGAACCGCGTCGACGAGATCGGCATGACGCTGCGCACGATCAACCAGCTCGGATTGATGTTCCGCTGGCTCGTCGACGACGTCAGCGAGCAGGTGCACAACGTGCAGCGCGCGAGCAACGAGATCGCGCAGGGCAACAACGACCTGAGCGCGCGTACCGAACAGGCGTCGACCAGCGTGCAGCAGACGGCCGCGTCGATGGCCGAGATGACGGCCACGGTGTCGAGCAATGCGGAGACGGCGCTGCAGGCGAACCAGTTGTCGGTGTCCGCGAGCGACGCGGCCGAGCGCGGCGGGCAGGCGGTGAGCGAAGTCGTCGCGACGATGAACGACATCACGGCGAGTTCGCGCAAGATTTCCGACATCATCGGCGTGATCGACGGGATCGCGTTCCAGACCAACATCCTCGCGCTGAACGCGGCGGTCGAAGCGGCGCGCGCGGGCGATCAGGGGCGCGGTTTCGCGGTGGTCGCCGGCGAGGTACGGGCGCTCGCGCAGCGCAGCGCGAACGCGGCGAAGGAAATCAAGACGTTGATCGGCGCGAGCGTCGACCGCGTCGAATCCGGCGCACGCATCGTTGACGGCGCCGGCAAGACGATGGAGGACATCGTCACGCAGGTGAAGCGCGTGTCGGACCTGATCGCGGAAATCAGCTCGTCGACGGCCGAGCAGAGCACCGGCGTCGCGCAGGTCGATCAGGCGGTCGTGCATCTGGACAACATCACGCAGCAGAACGCGGCGCTGGTCGAGCAAAGCACGGCGGCGTCGGAAAGCCTCAAGCAGCAGGCGACGCGGCTGGTGGATGCGGTGAACGTGTTTCGGTGA
- a CDS encoding methyl-accepting chemotaxis protein — protein sequence MRNNQPVTQQEFEFPDDVTLMSTTDADSIITYANTTFAHVSGFSTDELVGQPHNVVRHPDMPKEAFADMWATLKNGEPWTALVKNRRKNGDHYWVRANAVPVMRNGAPHGYMSVRTRAPRDEVAAADPLYRAFSEGKAGQRRFHKGLIVRTGLLRIASLPQTMSVRARVHAALCVLAPAVVGAGWACGLTGGGLAAFAAATAGVSVAAGLWLDAQIVRPLKQLHDQALNVATGESRRGVRMNRVDEIGMTLRTINQLGLMFRWLVDDVSEQVHNVQRASNEIAQGNNDLSARTEQAASSVQQTAASMAEMTATVDSNAETALQANRFAVSASDAAERGGQAVSEVVATMNDITASSRKIADIIGVIDGIAFQTNILALNAAVEAARAGDQGRGFAVVAGEVRALAQRSANAAKEIKTLIGASVDRVESGARRVDDAGRTMEDIVTQVKRVSDLIAEISSSTAEQSTGVAQVDQAVVHLDNITQQNAALVEQSAAASESLKQQATRLVDAVNVFR from the coding sequence ATGCGCAATAACCAGCCTGTCACCCAGCAAGAATTCGAATTCCCCGACGACGTCACGCTGATGTCGACCACCGATGCCGACAGCATCATCACCTACGCGAACACGACGTTCGCGCACGTGAGCGGCTTCTCGACCGACGAACTCGTCGGCCAGCCGCACAACGTCGTGCGGCACCCGGACATGCCGAAGGAGGCGTTCGCCGACATGTGGGCGACGCTGAAGAACGGCGAACCGTGGACCGCGCTCGTGAAGAACCGCCGCAAGAACGGCGACCATTACTGGGTGCGCGCGAACGCGGTGCCCGTGATGCGCAACGGCGCGCCGCATGGCTATATGTCGGTGCGCACCCGCGCGCCGCGCGATGAGGTCGCGGCCGCCGACCCGCTGTATCGCGCGTTCAGCGAAGGCAAGGCGGGCCAGCGCCGCTTCCACAAGGGGCTGATCGTCCGGACCGGGCTGCTGCGCATCGCGTCGCTGCCGCAAACGATGTCGGTGCGCGCGCGCGTTCATGCGGCGCTGTGCGTGCTGGCGCCGGCCGTCGTCGGCGCGGGCTGGGCCTGCGGGCTGACTGGTGGCGGGCTCGCGGCGTTCGCGGCGGCGACGGCCGGCGTGTCGGTGGCGGCTGGGCTGTGGCTCGATGCGCAGATCGTGCGCCCGCTGAAGCAGCTGCACGACCAGGCGCTGAATGTCGCGACCGGCGAAAGCCGGCGTGGCGTGCGGATGAACCGCGTCGACGAGATCGGCATGACGCTGCGCACGATCAACCAGCTTGGGCTGATGTTCCGCTGGCTCGTCGATGACGTCAGCGAGCAGGTGCACAACGTGCAGCGCGCGAGCAACGAGATCGCGCAGGGCAACAACGACCTGAGCGCGCGCACCGAACAGGCCGCGTCGAGCGTGCAGCAGACGGCCGCATCGATGGCCGAGATGACGGCCACCGTCGACAGCAATGCGGAGACCGCGCTGCAGGCGAACCGCTTCGCGGTGTCCGCGAGCGACGCGGCCGAGCGTGGCGGGCAGGCGGTGAGCGAAGTCGTCGCGACGATGAACGACATCACGGCGAGTTCGCGCAAGATTGCCGACATCATCGGCGTGATCGACGGGATCGCGTTCCAGACCAACATCCTCGCGCTGAACGCGGCGGTCGAAGCGGCGCGCGCGGGCGATCAGGGGCGCGGTTTCGCGGTGGTCGCCGGCGAGGTGCGGGCGCTCGCGCAGCGCAGCGCGAACGCCGCGAAGGAAATCAAGACGCTGATCGGCGCGAGCGTCGACCGGGTCGAGTCGGGTGCCCGGCGGGTCGACGATGCGGGCAGGACGATGGAGGACATCGTCACGCAGGTGAAGCGCGTGTCGGACCTGATCGCGGAAATCAGCTCGTCGACGGCCGAGCAGAGCACCGGCGTCGCGCAGGTCGACCAGGCGGTCGTGCATCTGGACAACATCACGCAGCAGAACGCGGCGCTCGTCGAGCAAAGCGCGGCGGCGTCAGAAAGCCTCAAGCAGCAGGCGACACGGCTCGTCGATGCGGTGAACGTGTTTCGGTAA
- a CDS encoding DUF523 domain-containing protein, translated as MQNPPLPQATPKILVSMCVLGHPVRYNGSAKTAAHETLARWQCEGRLVPVCPELAGGMSVPRPPAEIANGESGQRVLAGAARIVDVHGTDVTAQFVDGAQAALALARAHDCRFAILADGSPSCGSRFIYDGSFAGRRLAADGVTAALLRQHGVEVFADTEIDALAARLAQPSAR; from the coding sequence TTGCAGAACCCGCCGCTGCCGCAGGCCACGCCGAAGATCCTCGTCAGCATGTGCGTGCTCGGTCACCCCGTCCGATACAACGGCTCGGCGAAGACCGCCGCGCACGAAACGCTTGCGCGGTGGCAGTGTGAAGGACGCTTGGTGCCCGTGTGTCCGGAACTCGCAGGGGGCATGAGCGTGCCGCGTCCGCCCGCCGAAATCGCGAACGGCGAATCGGGGCAACGCGTTCTGGCGGGTGCCGCGCGCATCGTCGACGTGCACGGTACCGACGTGACGGCGCAGTTCGTCGACGGCGCGCAAGCGGCGCTCGCGCTGGCACGCGCGCACGATTGCCGCTTCGCGATCCTGGCGGACGGGAGCCCGTCGTGCGGAAGCCGTTTCATTTACGACGGGAGTTTTGCGGGCCGGCGGCTTGCCGCTGACGGCGTGACGGCGGCGCTGCTGCGCCAGCATGGCGTGGAGGTATTCGCGGACACCGAGATCGACGCGCTCGCCGCGCGCCTCGCGCAACCATCGGCCCGCTGA
- the pcaF gene encoding 3-oxoadipyl-CoA thiolase → MTEAFLCDAIRTPIGRYGGALSGVRADDLGAVPLKALVERNRDVDWTAIDDVIYGCANQAGEDNRNVARMSALLAGLPEGVPGSTINRLCGSGMDAVGVAARAIKSGEAALMVAGGVESMTRAPFVMGKAASAFARQADIYDTTIGWRFVNPLMKQLHGVDSMPETGENVAVDYNISRADQDLFALRSQQKAARAQQDGTLAEEIVSVTIPQKKGDPVVFSRDEHPRETSLEALAKLKGVVRPDGSVTAGNASGVNDGAAALLLANEATAKRFGLTPRARVLGIATAGVAPRVMGIGPAPATQKLLARLGMTIDQFDVIELNEAFASQGLAVLRMLGVADDDPRVNPNGGAIALGHPLGASGARLVTTAMYQLHRTNGRFALCTMCIGVGQGIAIAIERV, encoded by the coding sequence ATGACCGAAGCTTTTCTGTGTGATGCGATTCGTACCCCGATCGGCCGTTACGGCGGCGCGCTGTCCGGCGTGCGCGCCGACGACCTCGGCGCGGTGCCGCTCAAGGCGCTCGTCGAGCGCAACCGCGACGTCGACTGGACGGCGATCGACGACGTGATCTACGGCTGCGCGAACCAGGCCGGCGAGGACAACCGCAACGTCGCGCGCATGTCCGCGCTGCTCGCGGGCCTGCCGGAGGGCGTGCCGGGTTCGACGATCAACCGCCTGTGCGGTTCCGGGATGGACGCGGTCGGCGTGGCCGCGCGCGCGATCAAGTCGGGCGAGGCCGCGCTGATGGTGGCCGGCGGCGTCGAAAGCATGACGCGCGCGCCGTTCGTGATGGGCAAGGCCGCCAGCGCATTCGCGCGCCAGGCCGACATCTACGACACGACAATCGGCTGGCGTTTCGTCAATCCGCTGATGAAACAGCTGCATGGCGTGGATTCGATGCCGGAGACAGGCGAGAACGTCGCGGTCGACTACAACATCAGCCGCGCCGATCAGGATCTGTTTGCGCTGCGCAGCCAGCAGAAGGCCGCGCGTGCGCAACAGGACGGCACGCTCGCCGAGGAAATCGTATCGGTCACGATTCCGCAGAAGAAGGGCGATCCGGTCGTCTTTTCGCGTGACGAGCATCCGCGCGAAACGTCGCTCGAAGCGCTCGCGAAGCTGAAGGGCGTCGTGCGTCCGGACGGCTCGGTCACGGCCGGCAACGCGTCAGGCGTCAACGACGGCGCCGCTGCGCTGCTGCTCGCGAACGAGGCCACCGCGAAGCGCTTCGGCCTGACGCCGCGCGCCCGCGTGCTCGGCATCGCGACGGCCGGCGTCGCGCCGCGCGTGATGGGCATCGGCCCCGCGCCGGCCACGCAGAAGCTGCTCGCGCGGCTCGGGATGACGATCGACCAGTTCGACGTGATCGAGCTGAACGAAGCGTTCGCGTCGCAGGGTCTCGCGGTGCTGCGCATGCTCGGCGTCGCCGACGACGACCCTCGCGTGAACCCGAACGGCGGCGCGATCGCGCTCGGCCATCCGCTCGGCGCGTCGGGCGCGCGTCTGGTCACGACCGCGATGTACCAGCTGCATCGCACCAACGGCCGCTTCGCGCTGTGCACGATGTGCATCGGCGTCGGCCAAGGCATCGCGATCGCGATCGAACGCGTGTGA
- a CDS encoding IclR family transcriptional regulator, whose amino-acid sequence MTTEDIQTKPGDSYVQSFARGLAVIRAFDAQRPEQTLTEVASATGLTRAGARRILLTLQTLGYVEADGRLFRLTPKILELGFAYLTSMPFWNLADPVMEQLSAQIHESCSAAVLDRTEIVYVLRVPTRKIMTINLSIGSRLPAYCTSMGRVLLSALDDAALDETLAQSSIRAHTPRTITDIGELKATIAQARQQGWAVVDQELEVGLMSISAPIRNRRGQVIAAMNISGNAQRHTAKQMVKEFLGPLQQAAQTVSELVARRG is encoded by the coding sequence ATGACAACCGAAGACATCCAGACGAAACCCGGCGACTCCTATGTGCAGTCGTTCGCGCGCGGCCTCGCGGTGATCCGCGCGTTCGACGCCCAGCGCCCGGAGCAGACGCTCACCGAGGTCGCCTCGGCCACCGGGCTGACCCGCGCGGGCGCGCGCCGGATCCTGCTGACGCTGCAGACGCTCGGCTACGTCGAAGCGGACGGCCGGCTGTTCCGGCTCACGCCGAAGATCCTCGAGCTCGGCTTCGCGTATCTCACGTCGATGCCGTTCTGGAATCTCGCCGATCCGGTGATGGAGCAATTGTCCGCGCAGATCCACGAAAGCTGCTCGGCCGCCGTGCTCGACCGCACCGAGATCGTCTACGTGCTGCGCGTGCCGACCCGCAAGATCATGACGATCAATCTGTCGATCGGCAGCCGCCTGCCCGCGTACTGCACGTCGATGGGCCGCGTGCTGCTGTCCGCGCTCGACGACGCGGCGCTCGACGAAACGCTCGCGCAGAGCAGCATTCGCGCGCATACGCCCCGCACGATCACCGACATCGGCGAGCTGAAGGCGACGATCGCGCAGGCGCGCCAGCAAGGCTGGGCCGTGGTCGACCAGGAACTGGAAGTGGGCCTGATGTCGATTTCCGCGCCGATCCGCAACCGGCGCGGGCAGGTGATCGCCGCGATGAACATCAGCGGCAACGCGCAGCGGCATACCGCGAAGCAGATGGTGAAGGAGTTTCTCGGGCCGCTGCAGCAGGCCGCGCAGACGGTGTCGGAGCTGGTGGCACGGCGCGGGTAA